The genomic interval TTTTCAGCAGTATTTATTCTATTAATTAAATTTCTAGTAATTGGTTTATTGGTTTCAATTCTAGTTGCAAGACATGTGGTTGATTTATTGTATTCTATATTATGTTCTTTTAGGAATCTATGCACATCTCTTGTTTCAAATCCTGCATCTATTAAAGGACTTTCAATATTATATTCATATTTTGCTATAATTCCTGGTCTGTCCTCTAAAAAGTCACTGATATTGTTTCCGTCAATTACATAGTCAAGGTTATTTTCCTCTGCAAGCTTTTTAATTGAGGAATATATTTTATTTCTACAGATTAGACATCTTTTTTCATTATTTTTACAGAACTCATCATCTCTGATAAACTTATCTTTAACTATAATCTGTTTAAGGTTGAATTTATCTGCTTGTTCTTTACTTTTTCTAATAAAATCCTTTGGGAATAAACCATTATCAAAGGTGAAAAGGATAATTTCTTTACAAAGGTTTGCCCCGACATATGCAAGTAAACTACTGTCTGATCCTCCAGAAAAGCATAACGCTACCTTTTTATCTTTTAAACTTTCTTCTAATTTCTTAACTTTTTCTCCATATTCCATTGTATCACACAATACTTTTATTACGATTTTTAAATGGTTTATTGCTTTTATATAAATATTTAATAATTGTATATTTTTTTTAATTGTTTTTATATTATTTAATAAATTTTACTCAATTTCTAAATAATTTCAATATTTTCTATATTTTAAGACATTATTTGTATGCTATTTTCTTAATATATTTCAATACCTCTTTGGCATCTTGGGTTTTAATGTTTTCATGGGAATTGATATATCTTATAAGTTTATTCATCTTATCTTCGGGGAGATCTGATTTTTTAAAGATATTCGGATAGTTTCTATGGGGATAATAGATTTCTTTTGCTATTTCATGTATCTTTTCACCTTCCTCTTCTATGATTATTCCAGAGGAGATAGCCCCCTTAAGTTTATAGTCAATATTAACCAATGCCTCTGATAATGGTCTATATGTTTTAGGGTCTAATATTACGGCAACATCATCATCAGATTTGATATTTCCATTTTTATATTCGTTATAAACAAAACCTACACCTATCATTCCAAGACTGTCAAGTTCTGATGCTCTTAAAGCACCCATACTAGATCCACCAACAACGGTTATCCCTTCATTCAGTGCTTCCATAATTTCTTTATGTGCTACTGCAGGTGCTGAGTGAAATTGCCCATCTATTATGCCAATAATATCGGGTTTTTCCTCTTCTTTAAGAATTTTAAATATGTCCCCTCTTTTAACGGGAGGCCTATAATCTGCATCAAGTATTTGGCTTGCATCATCAAAACTTAAGGATAATCCTGTAAAAACTATAATCCTTTTATTATTCTCCATTTTATTACATCCAATAAAAATTATTTAAAAATCTAATAAATTTAAATAAATAATAAAACAATTGTTATATATATTTATTTTTATTAAATTTATATATTTTTATTATTTCTTTTTAATCTTTAAGATTAAATAATATTTCTTATTAAACTTAAAAAATTTATTATTTTTATGATGTTTTTAAAGTTTGGCTATAAAAATAGATGTTTTATTAAGTTTTAAAAAAATAGGTAAAAAATAGGTGTTTTTAGATTCTTTAAAGGAATTTTTTATATCTGGTACCTAGTCTATCCTGGTCTAGTGTATAAAGTTCTGCACCAGGAATTACAACACGGCAAGCATTAATATTAATTTCAGGTCTTGTTAAATCGTCAAACAATATTTTATCAAAACCACTTTCAATTAGATGACTTTTACAGATTTCAATATCCTCTTTAAGTGATGAATTACCACTTAAATCATTCATATCCTCTATTGAAATCTTGTTTTCCTCTTCTTTATAATAGATGCTATTGATTTTTTTCATGCGGTCATAACCTGCTTTACGCATGAAATTTGCCCTTGTAGTATCCTCCCTTGTACCATGTATCTGTGTTGCTCTACTTTGTGCAACCTCCGTTAATGCACGTATGATTGCTATATTCGGATCAAGATGTGTTCCAACACCTAAACATAAAAGGGCAGGATCTTTCAGTGAATCATCATCACTTGATGCTGTAACGGTTGGAACATTAATGTCACTTGTAACATCCATTAATTTAATGTTAATGTTCTGTTTGTTAAATTTGTCAAGTAATTCTTGTATGATTGGGTTTTCTATACTATCTGTATCAATCTGCCTTTTATTTTTATGGACTATTTCAAACAGACTCCATGCATCCCTTTCAATAACCTCAAAGATTCCGTGAAGTACGGCCTCTTCAATGACATTTCCAGATGCAAGTCCGTTGGTGTTTCCTTTAAACAGTGGTGTTGCACTTTTATTTGATGGGATATATGGGTGGAAAACTGCGTTTGCAGGTATGTAATACTCCTCCTCACTTACAATATCAATACAAGGATACCATTCAAGGGTTGTAACAGATAGAATGTCATCGGTAATGTTGTTCGGTAGATATAGGCTTTTAGGGTCAATGAATTTTTCACCTTTCATGTCTTCAATGGAAGATACTATGATCTTTTCCTTATCTGTCTCTTGCATCTCGGCGGAATATCTCTCAAATCCCTCCATCATTGCAGATGCTTCAGCTTGATCTTTATTTGCACCCTTTCCTGCATATACACTCACTGCTCCAGATTGTGCAGTAGGTCTGATTGCTGAGAAGACAGGTATTCCCACCCTATCTAAACCAGTAATATCTGTAATTCTAGTAATGCCCGCTGTTTTAAGTTTATCTTCATTTTTTTTAAGTGTTTCTGAGGGTTCACAAACTCTATGGCCTGTTTTAAAATATTTCAATTTAACATCTGAAAACATTAATTTACCACCAATTTTATATTATGTTTATTATGATTTTTTTAAGATTTAAAATATTTTATTGAGTTTTAAAATTAGTTGTGAAGTAGGCATGTCCACAATTGAAAAATAAAAAAAAGAAATGTAAGAATAATTCTTTTACATTTTTTGTGTTTTAATAAAATTACATTAATAAATTAAGAAGTCCACCATTATATGTATAGTATACAAGTATTCCTGCAAATGCTGTAATTATAAGCCATACTAACGGATTCCAATTAAACACCTTTCTACCATCAAGCATACTTATAGGTATTAAGTTGAACAATGCAAGGAAACTGTTGGTTGAAAATCCTAAAAAACTAATTGATTGGATAATTGAAGTTCCAACTGTATATGGACCAAATATCGCTCCGGCATTAAGTAATATTCCTAAAAATATTAATGCAAGTATAATGTTTGTAAGGGGTCCTACAATGGAGATTATTCCATTTTCCTTATTACTCATATAGTCTCCATAGATATATACTGCTCCAGGAGCCGCAAATATGAATCCGAAAAATGAGGTTATAAGTGAAAACACCAAACCTGGAATCCATAATTTAAATTCCGCCCAGTAACCATAATGTAATGCAGCATACTTATGTGCAAGTTCATGTAATATAAAACCTAGACCTACACCAATCATAATCATTGGTAAGATAAAGATTAAAGTACCTGGATTCCTATTGGAATAAAGTATACTAAAACCTAATGAAATAACCAGAAATGATATGATTAAATCAATTGATTCTTTTTTAGTAATATGAAACATAATTTCATATTAGCTTTTTTACTTTATATATTTATACTAATCAAATTCCATTTTATATGGGGGTATATCGTTTAAAATTGGTTATTTGTTATTGTTTTTATAAAAATTTTAATTTGAACTATTTATTTTTATTTTAATTAATTTTTATTATAAATTTTACTAATAATCCAATTATCTTTTATTTATAATAGTTTTAAACAATTATTTATTAATATTTAAATTTTTATAAATTAAATAACTTGTAGTTTTTATTTTAAATAGTTTTTAATAGGTAATTTTTAAAATAATTCTGGATAATATTTTTGTTTGTCATTTAAATTCCTATTAATTCTTTAATTTTTTAATATTTTTTGGATTTCACTTATAAGTTTTAACAAAAATCTTTAATAATGATTTAAATTAAAATTATTATTGATTATGGGTTTTATAATAGGAGATAAAAATGTCAGAATATGAAAGTCCAAGTTCAATTCATTTATCTAATTTGATTAAGAAAACTAAAGAAAAAGGTTATGACGGTTTATTATTAACTGAACCTAACAATATTAAATATTTATCTAACTATGATACTAAAAGCTTTGCTTTTGCTATTTTAAGTGATAATCCTGTTGTTTATGCGACTGAATTAGATTTGGAAAATGCAAAACTTAATTCTCAGATAGAAGTTAGAAAATTTGAATCTTTATCTGCATTAAATGATGATTTGGTTAAGGAAGGTTTAACAAACTTTGCAATTGAGTCAACACTTCCAATTAGTTTATATGAAAAATTTTCTGATAAGTTCTCTGGAAAATTAAATTTAACCATTGATCATTTAATTGAAGATGAGAGAATGGTTAAATCTTATGATGAGATTGTTAAAATTCAAGAAGCAACTAAAATTGCTCAAAAGGCATTTACTGATTTGGATGTTTTATCTAAATATGATTCTGGAGCTAGCGAATGGGAAGTTTCCTATGAATTAGGTCGTTTAATGAGAGATTATGGTGCTGAATCAGAATCATTTGATACAATAGTTACCTCAGGTTCAAATTCATCATTACCTCATGCTGAACCGGAACATAAGGAACTAGAAACACCTATTTTAATTGATTGGGGTGCAAAATATAAGGGATATTGTTCTGATAATACAAGAACTATTGTTTTCAGTGAAAAACAACAAGAAATATTTGATATAGTACTTGAGGCTCATGATAAAACTATTGAATCTATTAAAGAAGGTATGAAAGCCTGTGAAGTAGATAAAATAGCAAGGGATATTATAGCTGAATATGGTTATGGTGATAAATACATTCATAGTACTGGTCATAGTTTAGGTTTGGATATCCATGAGAATCCGAATGTTTCAACAAGAACTGAAACCGTTCTTGAGAAGAACATGTTTATAACTGTTGAACCGGGTATTTACCTTGAGGGAAACTTTGGTGTAAGAGTTGAGGATACGGTTCTTATTGATAAAAAAGCTCATGTTATTGGAGATCTTCCAAGAATTATAATATGAACTCTTTTTTTATCTATTTCTATTTAATTTATGACTTCATTAACACTATATCTTTTCTACTTTTTTATCTATTTCTATTTAATCTAATGAAATCATTCAAAACACTATTTTTTTTAATTACATTTTTTATCTTTTCCATTAAATCGTCTTTATGGTATTTCTACTTCTTTAAATTATAATCTTTATTTAAAACTAGATAATTTTTTAATTAAATTATTTATTTTATGTATGGATAATAATAAATTAAATATCTACTTTAATAACCTATCTATATGGATTTTACAAGTGTTGTTGCAAGGTTTTCTATCTTTCTCGAAGGGCTGTTAAATAGAAAAACTATTAACAACTTACAGGAATTATTGCTTAAAGCAGGTATTAATCTTTATATATGTGATTTTTTAGCTATTCTTCTTTTAATATCTATAGTTCTATTTATTTTAGATTTAATCTTAATATTTTTCTTTAATTTTTCATTCTACTTTTTAATTACAGTTTTTGTTCCCTTTCTGGCTCTTTTTTTATTTATAAATTATAAGATAGAAAAAAGGAGGGATATCATAGAGAAAACATCTGCTGATTTCTTAAGACAGTTGGCATCTATGCTTAGGGTAGGTTTAAGTTTTGAGAATGCTATGGAGTATATGTCTGATTATGGTTCTGGTCCATTATATGACGAGATTAGAAGGGCTGTAATAGAGATTAAATTAGGTAATGACTTTGATAAAACATGGATTAAATTAACCAAAAGATTAAATTCTAAGGATTTAAAACATAGTTTTCTAATTATATTGGATAGTAGAAAAAGTGGGGGAAGTATTGCTCAGGTTTTAGATGATTTGTCATATGATATACGGGAGATGTGTGTCCTTAAATCTGAAAGGGAGTCTTCAGTTTCAATGACTATAATGTTTCTGGTTATTTCTGCAGTTATTGCCGCGCCTTTTGCAATGGGTATGGTGAATGTTTATTCTGATTTTGTTGCATCTTTAGGAAAATCTAATAGTTTAATCATGACTGTAAGAAATATCTTAGGATTATACACAATAATCCATTCGTTTCTAGTTGGTTTAATTATAAGTGTAATAAAGTATGGTCATTTTAGAAAGTTTTTACAATATTCTATACCTCTGACTTTTGTTGGATATTCTGTATTCTATTTGATCAGTAACTTTGGTGTAGGTTTCTTAAGTTTTACAGTATAGTAAAGAGTTACTTCTAAATCATTTTGTTTTTCCTGATTTTACAGTTTTAAGATGTGATTTTATATTAGAAAATCCTTGAGAAATTAGAACTTCATTAATATGTTATTTCGTTAAAATGTTTGGGGAATTGGAATTTTGTTAATATGTTCTTTATGTTGAAGATATGGGGGAATTGGAATTTTACTGATGTGATTGTTATGTTAAATAAAATCTTTGATGAATTAAATAGTCAGGTATCTTCCGAACTTATTTTATTAATTGGTGGAATTTTAGTTATTGTACTGATTACCATTAATCTTTATAAAAATTATATGTTTAACACATATCACAGTTTAAATAATTCCGAGATTTCGGATTTTAACCAATCAATAAATAAATTATCTGGAAGATTTAAGAATTTCTAATATTTTTGAAGTTTAAGAAAATATTTAATATTATGATTTTAATAATGAAAAATAATAAAAATTGAATTAAAATTATTGGGAAGTCTTATTTATGGAAATCTTAATCAACGGTAAATATGTCACTAAGGAAGAAACAATGGATGTAATAAATCCATATGATAATTCTGTAGTTGATAGTATATCGATTGCCGATAAAAATGATGTGTTAGATGCAGTTGAAGCTGCTAATAATGCAAAATCTAAAATTAATGAATTTTCATCAAGAAAAGTATCTAATTTATTATATGATGCATATGATGATTTAAAAGCTGAGAAGGATAAGATTGCAAAAATCATTACACAGGAAACAGGTAAACCAATTTCCGGTTCCAATTTTGAAATGGATAGGTCAGTTGAAACCTTAAAGTTTGCAGCTGAAGAGGCTAAAAGAATATATGGTGAAACCGTTCCTTTGGATGCAGGTCTTGGTGGTAAAGGTTTCTATGGATTTACAAGAAAGATACCTTTAGGTGTGGTTGCAGCTATCACTCCTTTCAATTATCCGGTTAACCTTGCAATTCATAAAGTAGCACCTGCAATTGCAGCTAAAAATACTGTAATCTTAAAACCTTCAAGAGAGGCTCCACTATCAGGACTTATGCTTGCCGACATTATTGCAAGACATTTTCCAGATGGTGTTATAAATACTATTACAGGTTTGGGAGAGGAGATTGGTGATGCTTTAGTAAGTAATGATGATGTTGATAAAGTATCATTTACAGGTAGTGTTCCGACAGGATTATCCATAGCCAATTCATCAGGTATGAAGAAGCTTACATTGGAACTTGGAGGAAATGATCCCGTAATTGTTCTTGATGATGCGGATATTGATAAGGCAGTAAGAGGTGTTGTAAATGGAGCATACCTTTTCTCAGGTCAAGTATGTATGGGGGTTAAAAGGGTTATTGTAGATAAACATGTTATTGGTGAATTTACAGATAAACTTGTAGCCGAGACCCAAAAACTTAAAGTAGGCGATCCTATGGATAAAGATACTGATATTGGACCACTTATAAATAATACTGCAGTTAAAATGGTTGAGGAATCTGTAAACAATGCAGTTGAAAATGGTGCAGAGATTGTATGTGGTGGAAAAATTAAGGATAATTTCTATTGGCCTACCGTTTTAAGCAATGTAAATCCTGAAATGGATCTTGTTAAAAATGAAACATTCGGTCCAATTGCTCCTATTATTGAGGCTGATGGTGTTGATGAAGCTATTTCAATTGCAAATGATACCCGTTATGGTCTACAAGCAGGTGTATTTACAGAAAATATTCATAGTGCACTTAAATGTACTGAGGAGATTGAGGCAGGCTCTGTATTTGTAAATAAACAATCAACATTTAGAACAGATAACATGCCATTCGGTGGATTTAAATATAGCGGTACTGGTAAGGAAGGAGTAAAATATGCAGTAGAGGAAATGTGTAAAACTAAACTCATTGGTTTAAATTTACGCTAATTTCTATTTTTTTTAATTTTTTGTTAAAACTAGTTTTATTTTCTTTTAGATTTTGAAATCGTTTTTTAATTAATCTTAAAATAGCTTTCTAATTTTATATTCTAAATATAACTATTAGTAAAATAATAGGTTTTTTTTTTATTTGTTTTAATTTATTTGTAAAAATAGGTTTTTTAATGTTATAATATTGGAACTATTAGTAAAATAATATGTTTTTAATTGATTTTAGCTTATTATTGAAAATGGTTCTATTTTAATATAATTTCATTGTCCTAAATATAATATTTTGAAATATAAAAAATAGTGTGTTGGTTTTTAAAATAAAAAATAAAAAAATTAAATTTAAGATTCATATGACTTCTTTTCAGGTCTTCCTGCTATTGAAAGTATAATTACAAGAATACATAATATTATTCCAAGTATTGCAACATAATGTAATCCTGCAGTTAATTCTTGAGCAGCAACACCAAATAATGTTTCCTGTTCAAGTGTTTTTGAGGATACTGCATAGGATAATATTAAACCACCGTAACATACAGCGAAACTAATACCTAAACTTCTTGAAGTAGGAATAACTCCAGAAGCAGTTCCTGCATATTTCTCTGGAACTGAAACCATTATCGCTTTATTAATTGGTGATTGTAGTAAACCACATCCAAGACCATATACTGCAAATACTATAAATATCTCAAGTCCATGGCTTAAGTTAGTTGTAAATGTGATTAGTACCAATGAAATTATACAGATAATATTTCCAATTACAGTTGGAAGCACAACTCCTTTTTTATCTGTAATCATTCCACTTATAGGTGCTATAAATATCATAATAAGTGGTGCTGCACTAAGTACTACACCTACCATTCCAGGTCCGTCATGTACTACCTTTTCTAAAAAGTATGGAATGGAATAAATAAGCAAATACTCTGCTATATATGCAAGGTGAAGATTAATTGTATTTGCTGTAAATGTTTTATTTCTAAATAAATGAAGATTAATTAACGGATCTACAGCAGTTTGTTCTGATTTAATAAATCCTAAAACAGAAATTGCAGTTAATACTGCACCAATAATCGCATATAAGAAATATCTATCCTCAATAAAGTTTAAAGTTCCAATTACAAATAATATTGAAAAGAAGGCGGTGGTTAATCCTTTTATGTCCCAAATAATTCTCATTCTTTCAATTTTATCAAGACTATATATTGCTAGTATGAATGTTATAATTCCTAAAGGGACATTGATTAGAAAGATTGCTCTCCAGTCATAGAGTTGCTGTAACAGACCACCAATGGTAGGTCCAATTGCAAGACCTACTGCCGCAGAAACAGAGTATATTCCATAAGCCTTTCCAAGATCCTTTTCTGCAAAAGCCTTTTCTAAAATAACCATTGGACTTGCAAGAAGTAATGCACCAGCAATTCCTTGTAAAAATCTACTTAAAATTAATATGTCTATACTTGGGGATATTGAACACATAATGGATGTTATAATCATTCCAACAACACCTATCTTGAATATCCTATCGTGTCCGTATCCGTCTCCAAGTTTTGATGCAAATAGCGCAAGACCAATAAATGATATAAAGTATCCGGTTACAACTAAACCAGTAAGACCTACACTGGCATTAAAGTATATTCCAATATCTGGAAGGGATACATTAGCAATACTTGTGTTAATACTGGCCATTAAGCATCCTAATGATAATGATAAAAGTATTTTCCATTTATTTGGTGATTCTTCATTATTTGCCATTTATTTTTAGATACTCCTTAAGTTTATTTTTCTATAGGTTATAGTTTGTATTTATGGATATAAATATATGATGAAAATTTTTTAATTAAAATTAAATAAATTTAAAGTTTAAAGAATTTTATAATAGATTTTAATATAAATATTGAAAAACATATATTTTTTAAGAAAATATTTAATGTTTGTTCTATTTTTCTAAAAATGTGTCTATTAAGTTTCTAGTTGTATTTAATGATTCCATTGGAATGCCTTTAGGATTTTTACCAATCTCACCTTGAACGTCTTTTAAAATATTTCCGTCATATCCTAAAAACATAGCTTCTGAAACTTCACCAAAGAATGACTGTGGTGGAAGTATTGATACTCCTACCCTATTTCCTTCTTTAACATTTTTATCATTTGTTATTACCTTTAAGGCTCTTGTTCCAATATTGACATTACACATCATAAGTTTATCTGCATTGGGATGTTTCATTACGCTCATTATTTCTCCTGCTCTAATGTCAATACCAATGATGGGATCATTAATTGGTCCATATGCTAATCTGTTTCTAAGTCCAAGGATTGTATCCAGGAAGAATTTAACTTTTGCAATGTTCTCCTCGGTTTTAGATTTATCGTCTTTAGGTGCTGCATTCATGAATTTATGGTTCCACTCAGGTCCTCCTAAAAATTCTATAATCCTTTCTGCATTTTCCTCAAGCTTGCTAACATCCTCACTGTTTGTTAGGTTATCTCCTTCAAGATATGAATATTTTAATGATTGGAAGGTACTGGTCATATTTTTAGCTTCATCAATAGCTGCTTTTTTATTCCAATTTCCCCTAAAACTTCCAGTTTGAACAGTATTTAAATATAATTCCTGTGACTTTATAGCTATTAAAATTCTATAATCCTTAGATGTATCCCACATAAACAATCTCCTAAATATTTCTAATAAAAATAAATAAACTAATTATATTATAATATTTTTATTTTTTTAAATAGATATACTTTAATATGGTTTTTGTTTTGGTTTTTTGGATTTAGTTTTTTTTAGTATAGATACGTTTTTTATTTACTTTTTATTTGGTTAAGGTATACTTTAATATGGTTTTTGTTTTGGTTTTTTGGATTTAGTTTTTTTTAGTATAGATACGTTTTTTATTTACTTTTTATTTGGTTAGGATAAGTTTATTCTTAAAATATATTTTATAAATTATGGAATTTTTCTATTTTTAAAAATACTGATTAGAAGCATTATTTTCTTAAATTTTTTTATAAAATTATTTATTTTTTCTTTAAAACCATTGTTTATAGGGGATTTTTTGAAATTTATAAATTTATATATGATAAAATATTTATATTAAGAATAAAACATATTATTATTAGTATAAAAAATCATTAAATTTATTATTAAATTTTATAATTTATTCTTATTATTATTGATGTGGTGAAAATATGGTTGAAGTTTCAAGTCTTCGTGATTTAGATATTTATACAGTTCATGGAAAATATGTTGGTAAAGTAGAAGATGTTGTTCTTAATATTCGTTTAGGTACTATTTCAAAATTAGTTATTAGAGCTTTAGAACCTCAACATGAAAGACAAGTTGGATTTAGACAAATTATAAGAAGCGGGCTTCAAATGGTACCTGAAGAAGATGAGATGAGATCTTATCAAGAAGGTTTACTTACCATTGGTTTTGATAAAGTTACAGCTATTGGAGATATTATGTTAATCAATACTCCTAATGTAAGGCAACAAATTCCAAATGGTCGTGGACCAAATTCTCAAAGACCAGTTAATCCTGAGACTTCTGAAAATCCGGAACAACCAGGTCCTCAAGTACCAAAACCAGAAGCTCCTAATGCATAATCTTATTATTTTTCATTAAATAATATTTTTATACTTTTTTTTATAGATACTAAATTTTAATTATTTTATCTTAATTGTATTAATAAATAATATTTTTTATTTTAATCTTTAATTTAGCTAAATTTTTTATATACTTTATTGATTTGATAATTTTAGAAGTGATTAGATGATTGTTGGAATACTTGGCTGTGGTGCCATAGCTAATATTATTGTTCAAAACGTAAATACTGATGATACTAATATTGAAATAAAATATTTCTATGATAGAGACGGTGAGAGGGCTGAAAATCTTGCAGATATTGCAGGAGGTATTGCCCTTTTAAAACTAGAAGATATGTTTGGTAAGGTTGATTTAATACTTGAAGCAGCTTCACAAGATTCTGTGAGGGAAAATGCTTTAAAAATCATTGAAAGTGGTACAGATATGATTTCAATGAGTGTAGGTGCATTTATGGATGAGGATTTTAGAAACACTTTAATTGATGCGGCTAAGAAAAATAACACTAAGATATATGCTCCTTCAGGAGCTGTAAGTGGTATTGATGCTATTAAAGCAGCTTCTGTTTTAGGTATTGACAATATCAGATTGACCACCCGTAAATCTCCTAAATCTTTAGGTAAAAATGTGGATGAGGTTGAGGTTTTGTTTGAAGGTAAAGCTTCACAGGCAGTAAAGGAATTTCCAATGAACATTAATGTTGCAGCAGCATTATCCCTTGCATCCGGAAGGGACATTGATGTAAAGATTATTGTAGATCCTGAAGTAACTAGAAATGTCCATGAAGTGGAAGTATGCGGTAAATTTGGACAATTAAAAACAGAAACAATGAATTTCCCGTCTAAGTTAAATCCTAAAACCAGTATGTTGGCAGCTTTATCTGCTATTAAATTACTTAGGAAATTAGACGAGCCATTTGTAATTGGTACATAATACTATAAAATTATTTAAGGTGTTTAAATGAATAATATGAAAGATTTTGAAATTTATTCTAATTTAAAAGTTTCAAAGATTAATCCGGTAATTATTCGCTTGGACGGTCGTAATTT from Methanobrevibacter boviskoreani JH1 carries:
- a CDS encoding PRC-barrel domain-containing protein, whose translation is MVEVSSLRDLDIYTVHGKYVGKVEDVVLNIRLGTISKLVIRALEPQHERQVGFRQIIRSGLQMVPEEDEMRSYQEGLLTIGFDKVTAIGDIMLINTPNVRQQIPNGRGPNSQRPVNPETSENPEQPGPQVPKPEAPNA
- a CDS encoding aspartate dehydrogenase, whose product is MIVGILGCGAIANIIVQNVNTDDTNIEIKYFYDRDGERAENLADIAGGIALLKLEDMFGKVDLILEAASQDSVRENALKIIESGTDMISMSVGAFMDEDFRNTLIDAAKKNNTKIYAPSGAVSGIDAIKAASVLGIDNIRLTTRKSPKSLGKNVDEVEVLFEGKASQAVKEFPMNINVAAALSLASGRDIDVKIIVDPEVTRNVHEVEVCGKFGQLKTETMNFPSKLNPKTSMLAALSAIKLLRKLDEPFVIGT
- a CDS encoding MFS transporter; amino-acid sequence: MANNEESPNKWKILLSLSLGCLMASINTSIANVSLPDIGIYFNASVGLTGLVVTGYFISFIGLALFASKLGDGYGHDRIFKIGVVGMIITSIMCSISPSIDILILSRFLQGIAGALLLASPMVILEKAFAEKDLGKAYGIYSVSAAVGLAIGPTIGGLLQQLYDWRAIFLINVPLGIITFILAIYSLDKIERMRIIWDIKGLTTAFFSILFVIGTLNFIEDRYFLYAIIGAVLTAISVLGFIKSEQTAVDPLINLHLFRNKTFTANTINLHLAYIAEYLLIYSIPYFLEKVVHDGPGMVGVVLSAAPLIMIFIAPISGMITDKKGVVLPTVIGNIICIISLVLITFTTNLSHGLEIFIVFAVYGLGCGLLQSPINKAIMVSVPEKYAGTASGVIPTSRSLGISFAVCYGGLILSYAVSSKTLEQETLFGVAAQELTAGLHYVAILGIILCILVIILSIAGRPEKKSYES
- a CDS encoding tRNA-binding protein — encoded protein: MWDTSKDYRILIAIKSQELYLNTVQTGSFRGNWNKKAAIDEAKNMTSTFQSLKYSYLEGDNLTNSEDVSKLEENAERIIEFLGGPEWNHKFMNAAPKDDKSKTEENIAKVKFFLDTILGLRNRLAYGPINDPIIGIDIRAGEIMSVMKHPNADKLMMCNVNIGTRALKVITNDKNVKEGNRVGVSILPPQSFFGEVSEAMFLGYDGNILKDVQGEIGKNPKGIPMESLNTTRNLIDTFLEK